A section of the Alkalicoccobacillus plakortidis genome encodes:
- a CDS encoding helix-turn-helix domain-containing protein: protein MITQSLKRQFGQAVTTDPANYHRLDVLWLQDEQSKPIGFYREHLTKREQQLLMLLLPIWKPFPEPETVSEKRWKDWLFQDQSEKVAPPTDEAVRFIHFSLAETIDTYSDFYEAWQNKLAGLHTIIWIDSLHGVVIDHGDDEVNGFSNFVQAIASDFYVDLTLLIGSTCLIDHARSTFNWEQACFKAALPYVNAQHIFKEHEAVPYYLTQFIPESERTYIRSQILTDAVLADPDMIKSISAYLHHHLNLSSAAKSLHMHRNSLQYRIDKFIERTGIDIKQFQHASFMHFVLLLQDH from the coding sequence CCGGCTAATTATCATCGATTAGATGTACTGTGGTTGCAGGATGAACAATCAAAACCAATTGGGTTCTATAGAGAGCATTTAACAAAACGAGAGCAGCAATTACTCATGCTGCTCTTACCAATATGGAAGCCATTTCCTGAGCCTGAAACGGTGTCTGAAAAGCGGTGGAAAGACTGGCTTTTTCAAGATCAATCAGAAAAGGTTGCCCCACCAACAGATGAAGCGGTAAGGTTCATTCATTTCTCATTAGCTGAAACAATTGATACATACAGCGATTTTTATGAAGCCTGGCAAAACAAGCTTGCTGGACTACATACTATTATATGGATAGACTCTTTACACGGTGTTGTGATTGACCATGGAGACGATGAAGTGAATGGATTTTCAAATTTTGTACAGGCCATTGCCTCTGACTTTTATGTAGACCTCACATTACTCATTGGCTCTACTTGTTTGATTGATCATGCTCGTTCAACTTTTAATTGGGAACAGGCTTGTTTTAAGGCGGCACTTCCATATGTAAATGCTCAGCATATCTTTAAGGAACATGAGGCTGTACCTTATTACCTCACGCAATTCATTCCAGAGTCAGAACGTACATATATCCGTTCGCAAATTTTAACGGATGCTGTATTAGCTGATCCAGATATGATTAAAAGTATTTCTGCTTATCTTCATCATCATTTAAACCTATCTTCTGCAGCTAAAAGTCTACATATGCATCGAAATAGCCTACAATATCGTATCGACAAATTTATTGAGCGCACAGGCATTGATATCAAACAGTTCCAACACGCGTCCTTTAT